In Miscanthus floridulus cultivar M001 chromosome 5, ASM1932011v1, whole genome shotgun sequence, one genomic interval encodes:
- the LOC136450805 gene encoding uncharacterized protein isoform X2: protein MKLRSVDAMICSNYQEIRHSAYTYMVPTMSYVFSLNTIWLADSLGIREFLVSLEEIWSSVFAACFGIGTTQKFWHQGCLFNNSVKFSNVTGKSIIGVLQFTFSKQANWRGELQL from the exons ATGAAGCTACGAAGTGTCGACGCAATGATTTGTAGCAACTATCAGGAG ATAAGGCATTCAGCTTACACTTATATGGTACCAACCATGTCCTATGTGTTTTCATTAAATACTATCTGGCTTGCCGACTCGCTAGGGATACGAG AGTTCTTGGTTAGCCTTGAAGAAATATGGAGCAGTGTTTTTGCTGCCTGCTTCGGAATAGGAACCACGCAGAAGTTCTGGCATCAGGGCTGCCTCTTCAACAACAGTGTGAAGTTTT CAAATGTGACTGGGAAGAGTATAATTGGAGTGCTTcagttcacatttagcaaacaag CAAATTGGCGAGGGGAACTACAGCTATGA
- the LOC136450805 gene encoding uncharacterized protein isoform X1 produces MKLRSVDAMICSNYQEIRHSAYTYMVPTMSYVFSLNTIWLADSLGIREFLVSLEEIWSSVFAACFGIGTTQKFWHQGCLFNNSVKFSNVTGKSIIGVLQFTFSKQGSKLARGTTAMIQAVP; encoded by the exons ATGAAGCTACGAAGTGTCGACGCAATGATTTGTAGCAACTATCAGGAG ATAAGGCATTCAGCTTACACTTATATGGTACCAACCATGTCCTATGTGTTTTCATTAAATACTATCTGGCTTGCCGACTCGCTAGGGATACGAG AGTTCTTGGTTAGCCTTGAAGAAATATGGAGCAGTGTTTTTGCTGCCTGCTTCGGAATAGGAACCACGCAGAAGTTCTGGCATCAGGGCTGCCTCTTCAACAACAGTGTGAAGTTTT CAAATGTGACTGGGAAGAGTATAATTGGAGTGCTTcagttcacatttagcaaacaag GCAGCAAATTGGCGAGGGGAACTACAGCTATGATTCAAGCAGTCCCATGA